The following are from one region of the Nicotiana tabacum cultivar K326 chromosome 3, ASM71507v2, whole genome shotgun sequence genome:
- the LOC107831102 gene encoding uncharacterized protein LOC107831102, with product MLALHLNKIIDEVREENVVQIITDNGSNFINAGKRIMETRPHIYWTPYAAHCINLLLEDIGKLKMHQDTLIKAKKVVRFIYGHTWVLDLMRSFTNNRELIRPDVTRFTTAYLTLQSIQKQKQALRSMFSSEAWNKSVWAKKHEEVKTRAIVLFDQKIWPYIAYCVKSVAPLVGVLREVDSEEKSCMGYLYDLIHRAKEKITLNCGYTENKYAPIWKRIDDKWTRQLCRPLHVAGYYLNPQLQFEERFSINFEVKQSLYQCIERMLDYEERFKMDVQLDSYDQFKGDFGCQIAVDSRKVRSPTDWWIRFGGQTPELTKFAIRVLSLTCSSSGCERNWSTFELIHTKKRNRLEHHRLNALVYVRYNTRLRERSIKRKLQKFDPVLVDEVDSDDE from the exons ATGCTTGCATTGCATTTAAATAAGATCATAGATGAAGTTAGAGAAGAGAATGTTGTGCAGATAATAACTGATAATGGTTCTAATTTTATTAATGCTGGAAAAAGAATAATGGAAACCAGGCCTCATATTTATTGGACTCCATATGCAGCGCATTGCATTAACCTGTTATTAGAAGACATAGGAAAACTGAAAATGCATCAAGACACACTTATAAAAGCAAAAAAAGTGGTGAGATTTATTTATGGACATACGTGGGTGTTAGATTTAATGAGATCATTTACAAATAATCGTGAACTTATTCGTCCTGATGTTACTCGCTTTACTACAGCATATCTCACACTTCAAAGCATTCAAAAGCAAAAACAAGCTCTTAGATCTATGTTTTCTTCTGAAGCTTGGAATAAATCTGTTTGGGCTAAGAAACACGAGGAGGTGAAAACGAGAGCTATAGTTCTGTTTGATCAAAAAATTTGGCCATATATTGCTTATTGTGTGAAAAGTGTTGCTCCTTTAGTGGGTGTTTTGAGGGAAGTAGATTCAGAGGAAAAATCATGCATGGGATATTTGTATGATTTGATACATAGGGCTAAGgaaaaaataactttgaattgTGGATATACTGAAAACAAATATGCTCCCATTTGGAAAAGAATTGATGATAAATGGACTCGCCAACTCTGTCGTCCACTTCATGTTGCGGGGTACTATTTGAATCCGCAATTGCAATTTGAGGAAAGATTTTCTATTAACTTTGAAGTCAAACAAAGTTTGTACCAATGTATAGAAAGAATGTTGGATTATGAAGAGAGATTTAAAATGGATGTTCAGTTAGATTCATATGACCAATTTAAAGGGGATTTTGGATGTCAGATAGCTGTGGATTCTAGGAAAGTGAGATCTCCTACGGATTGGTGGATACGCTTTGGTGGGCAAACTCCAGAGTTGACTAAATTTGCAATTCGTGTCTTGAGTCTCACTTGCAGCTCCTCGGGTTGTGAAAGAAATTGGAGCACCTTCGAGTTG ATTCATACCAAGAAGAGAAATAGACTTGAGCATCATAGATTAAACGCTCTTGTTTATGTGAGGTACAATACTAGACTGAGAGAAAGGAGCATAAAAAGAAAATTGCAAAAGTTTGATCCAGTTCTAGTAGATGAAGTTGATTCTGACGATGAATAG